One window from the genome of Cryptococcus neoformans var. neoformans JEC21 chromosome 12 sequence encodes:
- a CDS encoding expressed protein, producing MSATPDTPLPQFHLDHPFLLYHPAPSIAGNASVCSISTNSAIQYQVPSPCRSSSSQLGVSPAPSWDPAETRQSWGGYEWCGQEGTYASGSRPVNQYYNQTTTINTYSFQPPRTNSYAHSQPAKFYSINQTPSFPQSYIPTPNNSSPPLLPHQHTHPPTLPPREDSAHLPLYHSFETFDLRPSLQFLASKTPPPEKPLPPPPTLVNSIPIHQRPIPPRTMSDSEIAKTDGAGPAAFACLSMDFGLTSGMSDPGTKSSAVSPPTTCFAPGQNPWGGNSAVRDPIAQGRNQGQHGIGGVSVNGFEVIFNDPFHSPDTMVPPSVSLPCLSPTTPIKFRFAKHRQVELQLQPQPHLHRDTQLQHQASPIPVSSRPITQPANRTRSSRPLFRTRSHSYPNQLGSLPLTSTEPMSHIPVYTDMVNERGKRTNENGFTTSGFDSSFHSSSATTARPTPGTLHFSATVPGDFDMNEQLNESKLQSKCHFDQSDHLPLMTTEPMSLVPIADNLPSRAVRTSTGLRRRRPSDGRSTKVNEGRAKKRVRTTLSGLKHFKRFTCSECCEGFTRKNDMDRHMQCKHSDKLPFVCPACSKAFGRKDKLDLHIERSEDCKRSAPPKEQRLVRHRGSPKSHMRTAEPCRIE from the exons ATGTCTGCCACGCCGGACACCCCACTTCCTCAGTTCCACCTCgatcatccttttcttctctatcatcctgctccttctATTGCGGGTAATGCCTCTGTTTGTAGTATCTCGACCAACAGCGCCATACAGTATCAGGTGCCCAGTCCATGTCGAAGCAGCAGTTCTCAACTCGGTGTCAGCCCTGCGCCGTCGTGGGACCCAGCGGAGACTAGGCAAAGCTGGGGTGGCTACGAATGGTGTGGTCAGGAAGGCACCTATGCTTCCGGTTCGAGGCCCGTGAATCAATACTATAATCAGACAACCACAATCAATACTTACAGTTTCCAGCCGCCGCGTACAAATTCTTATGCACATTCTCAACCGGCCAAGTTTTACAGCATCAATCAAACTCCATCTTTCCCACAATCTTACATTCCAACGCCAAACAACAGCTCGccacctctcctccctcatcAACATACTCATCCAcccactctccctcctcgcgAGGATAGTGCACATTTACCCCTCTATCACTCTTTTGAAACCTTTGATCttcgtccttctctccagttTCTGGCATCAAAAACTCCTCCACCTGAGAAGCCATTGCCGCCTCCTCCTACGCTTGTGAACTCCATTCCTATACATCAGAGACCGATACCCCCAAGGACGATGAGTGACAGTGAGATCGCGAAGACAGACGGTGCCGGGCCCGCTGCATTCGCGTGTCTTTCGATGGACTTTGGTTTGACTTCTGGTATGTCGGATCCTGGGACTAAATCTT CGGCAGTATCACCACCTACAACATGTTTTGCACCAGGTCAAAACCCCTGGGGAGGTAATTCAGCAGTGAGGGATCCCATCGCTCAAGGTCGCAATCAAGGTCAACACGGTATAGGAGGAGTAAGTGTCAACGGCTTTGAAGTGATTTTCAATGACCCTTTTCACTCTCCGGACACGATGGTACCCCCATCCGTAAGCCTTCCTTGTTTATCCCCCACGACACCGATCAAGTTCCGATTCGCCAAACATCGGCAAGTCGAACTCCAGCTCCAACCTCAAccccatcttcatcgtgATACTCAGTTGCAACATCAAGCGTCACCCATTCCTGTCTCTTCCCGTCCCATAACCCAGCCGGCAAATCGTACGAGATCTTCTAGGCCGCTTTTCCGGACGAGATCTCATTCGTACCCTAATCAGTTAGGTAGCCTTCCTCTTACATCAACTGAGCCGATGAGTCACATTCCCGTTTACACTGATATGGTAAAcgagagaggaaagagaacaaATGAGAATGGGTTCACTACATCT GGTTTCGACAGCTCGTTCCACTCATCAAGTGCTACCACAGCCAGACCAACGCCGGGAACTCTGCATTTTTCGGCCACTGTCCCTGGCGATTTCGATATGAATGAGCAGTTAAATGAATCCAAGCTTCAGTCGAAATGTCATTTTGATCAGTCAGACCATCTCCCTCTGATGACAACGGAGCCAATGAGCCTGGTGCCAATTGCAGATAATTTACCATCACGCGCAGTTCGTACATCAACGgggttgaggagaaggaggccaTCCGATGGACGGTCAACAAAAGTGAATGAAGGACGGGCGAAGAAGCGCGTGAGAACGACGTTAAGCGGATTAAAACACTTC AAAAGGTTTACTTGCTCCGAGTGCTGCGAAGGGTTCACAAGGAAGAATGACATGGAT CGCCATATGCAATGCAAGCATT CCGACAAGTTACCCTTTGTTTGCCCTGCTTGTAGCAAAGCATTT GGGCGTAAGGACAAATTGGATCTGCATATCGAAAGAAGCGAAGATTGTAAGCGTAGTGCACCTCCCAAAGAAC AACGCTTAGTACGCCATCGTGGGTCGCCAAAAAGCCACATGAGAACGGCGGAGCCTTGTCGCATTGAATAA
- a CDS encoding eukaryotic translation initiation factor 2B, subunit 2, putative — translation MAVDSAPQMQKSADPNARLTDTLCTSLRRRQIVGSLNVALATAALIQNIVRSARYNTIDELLALIKAVGRKLTEANPKELAAANIIRRILRLIREEYRAAAAAHVSSAPNSIPSTPLMGPSTPGINAPLDHYLSAAQSATVDAQYFPTHIQMSRQTSLSNFVAMRHSRAQMERSGALSGGTAEGYSANTTNLFATPNGNGHGRGSSGMATPRASVDSDEFMKHSAKLKPLLIQAIEEVVGELETTHEDVAKGAREHIHSSEIILTMGHSRTVEAFLKQAYKDRKFTVVVAESAPSYLGHSLASSLSASGIPTLLIPDSSIHALLPRVTKVILGAHSVLANGGLFALSGSLACALAAKTHSKPVVVTTGQFKFAPAWNLYHEYGAVDFQGPGAVIGEQGKGGGGGMEGVEVVDPYYDYIRPELVNLFVTNEGDHPPSYIYRLIKEAYDDEDVEI, via the exons ATGGCCGTCGACTCCGCCCCG CAAATGCAGAAATCTGCTGACCCAAACGCTCGATTGACTGATACTCTTTGCACCAGTCTTCGGAGACG GCAAATTGTTGGATCCTTGAACGTGGCTCTCGCAACGGCTGCTCTCATCCAGAACATCGTCAGAAGCGCTAGATATAACACCATCGACGAATTACTGGCCTTAATCAAAGCTGTTGGGCGGAAACTCACTGAGGCCAACCCTAAGG AACTTGCCGCCGCCAATATCATTCGTCGAATCCTCCGTCTCATTCGGGAAGAATACCGCGCCGCTGCAGCCGCCCATGTCTCATCCGCCCCTAACTCCATCCCTTCTACCCCTCTTATGGGTCCCAGCACACCAGGTATCAACGCACCTTTAGATCACTACCTTTCTGCCGCCCAATCCGCCACCGTCGACGCTCAGTATTTTCCCACTCATATCCAAATGTCCCGCCAGACTTCACTCTCAAACTTTGTGGCCATGCGTCACTCTCGAGCTCAGATGGAAAGGAGTGGCGCCCTTAGTGGAGGGACAGCGGAAGGATACTCAGCGAATACAACGAATTTGTTTGCGACCCCCAATGGGAATGGGCATGGCAGAGGTTCTTCTGGAATGGCGACGCCAAGGGCGAGTGTGGATAGCGATGAGTTTATGAAGCATAGTGCTAAGCTCAAGCCGTTATTGATTCAGGCCATTGAGGAGGTTGTTGGTGAGCTGGAGACCACGCATGAGGATGTTGCCAAGGGCGCAAGGGAGCACATTCACTCTTC CGAAATCATCTTGACCATGGGCCACTCGAGAACAGTCGAAGCATTCCTCAAGCAAGCCTACAAAGACCGTAAATTTaccgtcgtcgtcgccgAATCTGCTCCGTCCTACCTCGGTCACTCCctcgcctcttccctttccgcCTCCGGCATCCCCACCCTCCTCATCCCTGATTCCTCCATCCacgcccttcttccacgAGTTACAAAAGTCATCCTTGGCGCTCACTCTGTCCTTGCCAATGGTGGTTTGTTCGCGCTGTCCGGATCTCTTGCTTGTGCTCTCGCGGCAAAGACACATTCCAAGCCTGTCGTCGTGACTACCGGTCAATTTAAATTCGCGCCCGCGTGGAATTTGTACCATGAATACGGAGCGGTGGATTTCCAGGGACCTGGAGCTGTGATTGGGGAGCAGGGGaagggtggaggagggggtATGGAAGGGGTTGAGGTTGTGGATCCATATTACGATTATATTAGGCCCGAGTTGGTAAATCTGTTTGTGACAAATGA AGGCGACCACCCACCATCTTACATCTACCGCTTGATCAAAGAGGCgtacgatgatgaggatgtagaGATCTAG
- a CDS encoding eukaryotic translation initiation factor 2B, subunit 2, putative encodes MSSSLRTTKPCARCLAAIRARPPAETTVSIAGPSSYQAYMTESFPSKRRSRLTSTRAFTSPPSLRGDFYQGQPDCLQYPTQHSIQSKRQRSPHIKSTFTKGFSSTSRDVTSAPLLQNDAARKIAHSIAGPSAYQAYVIEYNPFLKGSPRSTLASERLCQGQLDYLRRPSHHSTLNIFRKYFQTTAASANSIPRPDPVLQHLSHMAIPDFKPPPPETKASPIPQHTFSPKERSAALSALQRSTSSPPSQDITSAQLLQSYTDLYMSSPQSQLFTVSEVQDVLKALKLLQAREAGDRQVAEEQIEPLLEEIKALVGDERKSSQGLELLALSSRTKHSRRIKTKNLVDAEKTFRSLFPEPPPEKDIGGRRRYKAALNHLIYLCALAGQGGRLEDWCNRLERDGLKADGHTWLSRMILLDRAGKGEEVNGILDKVLENFDEEVVTKEDMSILVNYAMVVYAKLGRWDVVSEVYGRLRPTDSHDLSIIRSSLPNPSYFDGTHPHVPHHIPLPPFSVRLTRRSYSPLLVSLSVQGHLPATLTIFKHIFEDGHTPSVDDYTALFKGFVKHGVTPSIDTGGFGNAGQVSEAGKMLGVASASGGGELDGLGGSFEQRMSGIWERGAMFAEPFQWPVEKFREGNGEWTLEALQDIFESFLTLRPILPSFSPLTFSDPQSGPDLKSDVNILQAEKQARLYAKAPGRKAVWTVLKAFGRVTHGDEEVLRQVWERMETKFGPENEEGWKGWRVDKRLDWFRKALFAEE; translated from the exons ATGAGCTCTTCACTGAGGACGACGAAGCCTTGCGCTCGATGTCTGGCTGCTATTCGAGCTCGCCCCCCAGCAGAGACGACAGTTTCGATTGCAGGGCCATCCAGTTATCAAGCGTATATGACGgaatcttttccttccaaaAGGAGGTCAAGACTCACGTCTACAAGAGCATTTACGAGTCCACCGAGTTTACGGGGTGATTTTTATCAA GGACAACCTGACTGTCTCCAATATCCAACTCAGCATAGTATCCAAAGTAAAAGGCAAAGATCCCCTCACATCAAATCGACATTTACCAAAGGTTTCTCATCGACTTCACGGGATGTGACCTCTGCGCCACTCCTCCAAAATGATGCAGCAAGAAAGATAGCACATTCAATTGCCGGGCCATCAGCTTACCAGGCCTATGTGATAGAATACAATCCATTTCTCAAAGGAAGCCCAAGATCCACGCTTGCGAGCGAACGACTGTGCCAG GGTCAACTTGACTATCTCCGCCGTCCATCTCATCATAGTACTCTGAATATATTCCGTAAATATTTTCAAACCACAGCAGCCTCTGCCAATTCTATACCACGCCCTGATCCCGTCCTTCAGCACCTATCTCACATGGCAATACCCGATTTCAAACCACCACCTCCAGAAACCAAAGCTTCCCCCATACCACAACATaccttctctcccaaaGAACGCTCTGCAGCTCTTTCCGCTCTTCAACGGTCAACGTCCTCTCCGCCTTCTCAAGATATCACCTCTGCTCAACTACTTCAATCCTACACTGACTTGTATATGTCTTCACCCCAGTCACAGCTATTTACAGTCAGCGAAGTGCAAGATGTTTTAAAAGCTTTGAAATTATTGCAAGCTCGTGAAGCAGGGGATAGACAGGTCGCGGAGGAACAGATTGAGCCTTTGCTAGAAGAAATCAAAGCTCTAGTAGGGGACGAACGGAAATCGTCACAAGGGTTAGAATTACTGGCTTTATCGTCAAGAACAAAACACAGTCGTCGAATCAAGACCAAAAACCTTGTCGATGCCGAAAAGACCTTTCgttccctcttccccgAACCGCCACCTGAAAAAGATATCGGTGGGAGACGTCGGTACAAGGCAGCATTGAATCATTTGATATATCTATGTGCTCTTGCGGGGCAGGGAGGGAGGCTGGAAGATTGGTGTAACCGTTTGGAGCGGGATGGGCTTAAAGCGGATGGACACACATGGTTATCACGCATGATACTGCTCGATAGGGCGGGaaagggggaagaagtcaaTGGGATATTGGACAAGGTGTTAGAAAACTTCGATGAGGAAGTGGTGACGAAAGAGGATATGTCGATATTAGTCAATTACGCAATGGTTGTTTACGCCAAATTGGGACGATGGGACGTTGTCTCTGAAGTTTACGGCCGACTACGTCCTACGGACTCTCACGACCTCTCTATAATCcgttcctctcttcccaaccCATCATACTTTGACGGCACCCATCCACACGTTCCCCACCATATTCCCCTCCCGCCATTCTCCGTTCGTCTAACTCGCCGGTCGTATTCACCTCTCCTCGTCTCCTTATCCGTCCAAGGCCATCTCCCCGCAACGCTTACCATCTTCAAGCACATCTTCGAAGACGGACATACCCCTTCTGTCGATGACTACACAGCGCTTTTCAAAGGGTTTGTCAAGCACGGTGTTACCCCTTCAATAGATACTGGTGGTTTTGGGAACGCGGGGCAAGTGAGTGAAGCCGGGAAGATGCTGGGGGTTGCCAGTGCGTCGGGTGGAGGTGAATTAGATGGTTTGGGAGGAAGCTTTGAACAGCGTATGAGTGGGATCTGGGAGAGGGGAGCTATGTTTGCTGAACCGTTTCAATGGCCAGTTGAAAAGTTTCGAGAAGGTAATGGCGAATGGACTTTGGAGGCTTTACAAGATATATTCGAATCCTTCCTTACTCTTCGTCCGATTTTGCCATCTTTTAGTCCTTTGACATTCTCCGATCCTCAGTCTGGACCCGATTTGAAATCGGACGTGAATATATTACAAGCTGAAAAGCAGGCGAGGCTTTATGCTAAAGCGCCTGGAAGAAAAGCGGTGTGGACAGTGCTCAAGGCTTTTGGGAGAGTAACTcatggtgatgaggaagttCTGAGGCAGGtttgggagaggatggaaacGAAGTTTGGGCcagagaatgaagaagggtggaaagggtGGAGAGTGGATAAGAGATTAGATTGGTTCAGGAAGGCACTGTTTGCGGAAGAATAG